In Chryseobacterium camelliae, one DNA window encodes the following:
- a CDS encoding TraR/DksA family transcriptional regulator: MTDERIRYSDSDLQEFKAIIREKIEKAERDLQLIRESFINDQNNGTDDTSPTFKAFEEGAETLSKEQNSILAGRQEKFVRDLKNALIRIENKTYGVCRVTGKLIPKERLLAVPHATLSIEAKNMQK; encoded by the coding sequence ATGACAGACGAGAGAATCAGATACAGCGATTCCGATTTACAGGAATTCAAAGCCATTATCCGTGAAAAAATAGAAAAAGCAGAAAGGGACCTGCAACTGATCCGTGAAAGCTTTATCAACGACCAGAATAATGGGACGGACGATACTTCCCCTACTTTCAAGGCATTTGAAGAAGGGGCTGAGACACTGAGCAAAGAGCAGAATTCAATCCTTGCTGGGAGACAGGAAAAATTTGTGCGCGACCTTAAAAATGCACTGATCCGTATTGAAAACAAAACATACGGCGTATGCAGGGTTACCGGTAAACTGATCCCTAAAGAAAGGCTTCTTGCCGTGCCTCATGCTACCCTGAGCATCGAAGCTAAGAACATGCAGAAATAA
- a CDS encoding DUF6576 domain-containing protein: protein MTELLILILIIAAILAFFNRNWIKDRFFPDRQKNYTIDDRFNSEKREREKEIDRLLSKMGRNGINDLSAKDRKRLDELSKK from the coding sequence ATGACGGAATTGTTAATTTTAATTCTTATTATTGCTGCCATATTGGCGTTCTTTAACCGCAACTGGATAAAGGACAGATTTTTCCCGGACCGTCAGAAAAACTATACGATCGATGACCGGTTCAACTCGGAAAAGCGCGAGCGGGAAAAAGAAATAGACCGGCTGTTAAGTAAAATGGGCAGGAACGGCATCAACGACCTGTCTGCAAAAGACAGGAAACGGCTCGACGAACTGTCTAAAAAGTAA
- a CDS encoding DUF2683 family protein, with protein sequence MESIIVHTKNAMELSALKSVLKEMNIKFEKFHTKNTHHNQKTIKKIVDQKNEKIGKPSKPKGL encoded by the coding sequence ATGGAATCCATAATTGTCCACACCAAAAATGCCATGGAACTAAGTGCGCTGAAAAGCGTGTTGAAAGAAATGAATATCAAATTCGAAAAATTCCACACCAAGAATACGCACCACAACCAGAAGACGATTAAAAAAATCGTTGACCAGAAAAATGAGAAAATAGGAAAACCATCAAAACCTAAAGGACTGTAA
- a CDS encoding lipoprotein signal peptidase, which translates to MKKIVWVTFLILLIDQASKIYVKTHFNLDDSIPVFPGFKLTFVENPGMAYGLHFGGVIGKYFLVMVRIFLIGGMIYLFRKWVQKGESNYLLIPMAMIFAGAIGNLIDGMFYGLIFDSGTVYDASIDRWIGYGGISKMVPFGHGYSTFMRGCVVDMLHFPLVDWNVPESWPVIGGKHIEFFKYIFNVADSAITVGAVLLLVFRKKAFPNGLEF; encoded by the coding sequence ATGAAAAAGATTGTATGGGTCACTTTCCTTATTTTATTGATTGATCAGGCTTCAAAAATTTACGTAAAAACGCATTTTAATCTGGATGACAGCATTCCGGTATTCCCCGGATTCAAGCTGACCTTTGTAGAAAACCCGGGTATGGCTTACGGACTGCACTTCGGTGGAGTGATTGGTAAATATTTCCTGGTAATGGTACGAATCTTCCTGATTGGAGGAATGATCTACCTTTTCAGAAAATGGGTCCAGAAAGGGGAATCCAATTATCTTCTGATTCCCATGGCCATGATCTTCGCAGGAGCAATCGGAAATCTTATTGACGGAATGTTCTATGGGCTGATCTTCGACAGCGGAACCGTCTATGACGCCAGCATTGACCGCTGGATAGGATATGGCGGTATTTCCAAGATGGTACCTTTCGGGCACGGATATTCCACTTTCATGAGAGGCTGCGTGGTAGACATGCTCCATTTCCCTCTGGTAGACTGGAATGTTCCTGAGAGCTGGCCTGTGATCGGCGGCAAACACATTGAGTTCTTCAAATACATCTTTAATGTTGCCGATTCGGCCATTACGGTAGGCGCCGTCTTACTGTTAGTCTTCAGGAAAAAGGCCTTCCCGAACGGGCTGGAATTTTAA
- a CDS encoding SanA/YdcF family protein, whose protein sequence is MKKFIKNILILFLLLFVAGIVFIAWANYSIKENSDPYISYSIADLPETKTALLLGTSKNLDNGLPNAYFYNRIQAAIDLYKSGKIKYIIVSGDNSRKDYNEPEDMQLTLMKYGIPKDRIYADFAGFRTLDSVVRAKDIFGQKKIIIISQKFHNERAVFLGRKNGIESYGYNANDVSKNAGFKTHMREYLAKAKVYWDLLFGVEPKFGGKKIIIP, encoded by the coding sequence ATGAAAAAATTCATTAAAAATATTCTTATCCTTTTCCTGCTGCTTTTTGTTGCAGGAATTGTTTTTATTGCCTGGGCAAACTACAGCATTAAAGAAAACAGTGACCCTTATATTTCATACAGCATTGCTGATCTTCCTGAAACCAAGACTGCCCTGCTTCTGGGTACCAGCAAAAACCTGGATAACGGACTGCCTAATGCTTACTTCTACAACCGGATTCAAGCGGCAATCGACCTGTACAAAAGCGGGAAGATCAAATATATTATCGTAAGCGGCGATAACAGCAGGAAAGATTATAACGAGCCTGAAGACATGCAGCTTACCCTAATGAAATACGGCATCCCTAAAGACCGTATTTATGCGGATTTTGCAGGATTCAGGACCCTGGACTCCGTTGTGCGGGCCAAAGACATTTTCGGGCAGAAAAAAATTATCATTATTTCCCAGAAGTTCCATAACGAGAGAGCAGTCTTTCTCGGAAGGAAAAACGGAATTGAGTCATATGGCTATAATGCCAATGATGTAAGCAAAAATGCAGGCTTTAAAACCCACATGAGGGAATACCTGGCCAAGGCAAAAGTATACTGGGACCTGCTGTTCGGCGTAGAGCCTAAATTCGGGGGCAAAAAAATCATCATTCCCTGA
- the trpS gene encoding tryptophan--tRNA ligase, which yields MSRILTGIQATGTPHLGNLLGAIIPAIELSKQEGNESFLFIANLHSLTQIKNAEELKQNTYEIAAAWLACGLDTEKTFFYRQSDIPETCELSWQLSCFFPYQRLTLAHSFKDKADRLQDVNAGLFTYPLLMAADILLYDAEIVPVGKDQLQHLEYARDVASRFNNQMGETFILPQSELQEDTKYVPGTDGNKMSKSRGNIINIFLPEKELKKQVMSIETDSKTLEEPKDPETDKIFAIYQLIATPEQTEELRAKYLAGNFGYGHAKKELLDLILVRFAKERELFSFYMNNLDQLETKLQEGAAKTRVIAVETMKRVRASLGV from the coding sequence ATGTCAAGAATTCTTACCGGCATTCAAGCCACCGGAACCCCGCACCTTGGGAACCTTTTAGGTGCGATTATTCCTGCCATAGAGCTATCCAAGCAGGAAGGAAACGAATCATTTTTATTCATCGCGAATCTTCATTCTTTAACCCAGATTAAGAACGCGGAAGAACTGAAACAGAATACCTACGAGATTGCTGCGGCTTGGCTTGCTTGTGGGCTGGATACGGAAAAAACATTCTTCTACAGGCAGAGCGACATCCCTGAAACCTGTGAACTTTCTTGGCAATTATCCTGTTTTTTTCCATATCAGAGACTTACTTTAGCGCATTCATTCAAGGATAAGGCAGACCGGCTGCAGGATGTGAATGCAGGGCTGTTTACCTACCCGCTTCTGATGGCTGCGGATATTTTACTGTATGATGCAGAAATTGTTCCTGTAGGTAAAGACCAGCTTCAGCACCTTGAGTATGCCAGAGATGTTGCCTCAAGGTTTAACAACCAGATGGGTGAAACTTTTATCCTTCCGCAATCTGAACTTCAGGAAGATACCAAATATGTTCCGGGAACCGATGGTAATAAAATGTCAAAATCCAGAGGGAATATCATCAATATTTTCCTTCCGGAAAAAGAACTGAAAAAACAGGTGATGAGCATCGAAACTGATTCCAAGACCCTGGAAGAACCCAAAGACCCGGAAACAGATAAAATATTTGCAATCTACCAGCTGATTGCCACTCCTGAGCAGACAGAAGAACTCAGAGCCAAGTACCTGGCCGGAAACTTCGGGTACGGCCATGCCAAAAAAGAACTTCTGGATCTGATCCTTGTGAGGTTTGCGAAAGAAAGGGAACTTTTCTCATTTTATATGAATAACCTGGACCAGCTTGAGACCAAACTTCAGGAAGGAGCAGCAAAAACAAGGGTAATTGCTGTGGAAACAATGAAGCGTGTGAGGGCAAGCTTAGGCGTCTAA
- a CDS encoding sensor histidine kinase: MKLSLKYYTLKYIVVALLLIIAVWAALFYAFILDEVYDNVDDGLKNRKIQLIKAVYKDEKLLNNVDFEFNEFKIVPISEQECNNRNKFYNRTYYMEYDDDDEPYRVLETCFTDQFGGHRKLVIRTSTVEEDDLIYDLSIALVVLYFFLVLSILFVNGFLLNKAWRPFYAILEKLRNYQFGEKTGNQRQEYSIKEFEQLDEEIDEMIRRNELVFDQQKKFIENASHELQTPLAIMINKIDLSVQDGNIDESTVHLLMDIKGNLTRMTGLNKSLLMLSKIENNQFSATEKVDFNNLIKDVIEAYKDFTDHKGISIEIVERGNFSTSFNSDLAHILISNLLKNAIKYNIPNGFIQVIIERNWLTMMNPGQNHPLDQDRIFSRFYKQSADHSSTGLGLSIVHSIIRQYPDLSIAYRFEDEMHQLIISKK, encoded by the coding sequence ATGAAATTATCTTTAAAATATTATACCCTGAAATACATTGTGGTTGCCCTGCTGCTGATTATTGCGGTCTGGGCGGCGCTGTTTTATGCATTCATCCTGGATGAAGTGTATGATAATGTGGACGATGGCCTTAAAAACAGGAAAATACAGCTGATAAAAGCAGTATACAAAGACGAAAAACTGCTCAACAATGTGGATTTTGAATTTAATGAATTTAAAATTGTTCCTATTTCAGAACAGGAATGCAACAACAGGAATAAGTTCTACAACAGGACTTATTATATGGAATACGATGATGATGACGAGCCTTACCGTGTATTGGAAACCTGCTTTACCGATCAGTTCGGGGGACACAGGAAACTGGTGATCAGGACTTCAACGGTAGAAGAGGATGACCTGATTTATGATTTAAGCATTGCCCTCGTTGTCCTGTATTTTTTCCTGGTGCTCAGCATCCTTTTTGTGAACGGGTTCTTACTGAACAAAGCATGGAGGCCGTTTTATGCAATTTTAGAAAAACTGAGAAATTATCAGTTCGGAGAAAAAACCGGAAACCAGAGGCAGGAGTATTCCATTAAAGAATTTGAGCAGCTTGATGAGGAAATCGATGAGATGATCCGCAGAAATGAATTGGTGTTTGACCAGCAGAAAAAATTCATAGAAAATGCTTCCCATGAACTTCAGACACCATTGGCTATCATGATCAATAAGATCGATCTTTCGGTACAGGACGGAAATATTGATGAAAGCACCGTGCACCTCCTTATGGATATCAAAGGCAACCTTACCAGAATGACAGGTCTCAACAAATCATTGCTGATGCTGTCTAAGATTGAAAACAACCAGTTCAGTGCGACGGAGAAGGTGGATTTTAACAATCTGATCAAAGATGTGATTGAAGCCTATAAGGATTTTACCGATCATAAGGGAATCAGTATTGAGATAGTTGAACGTGGGAATTTCAGTACTTCATTCAATTCAGATCTTGCCCATATCCTGATTTCCAATTTGCTCAAAAACGCCATTAAGTACAATATTCCCAATGGGTTTATTCAGGTGATTATTGAGCGTAACTGGTTGACTATGATGAACCCCGGCCAAAACCATCCTCTTGATCAGGATCGTATTTTCAGCAGGTTTTATAAGCAGTCTGCAGATCATAGTTCCACAGGATTAGGGTTATCAATAGTCCATTCCATCATCAGGCAATATCCTGACCTGAGCATTGCGTACCGTTTTGAGGATGAGATGCACCAGCTGATTATTTCAAAAAAATAA
- a CDS encoding response regulator transcription factor, translating to MKILIIEDEPELREVVQHFLERELFLVEYAADYQSGLDKIISYEYDCILLDIMLPDGNGMDLLKELKKLDKKDPVIILSAKDSVDDKVSGLEIGADDYLAKPFHLAELLARIKSVIRRKNQDGENKLHYRNISVYPDSRKVIIDDNELVLNRKEYDVLYYFMVNPEKTLQKTMLAEAIWGDYIDQADSYDFIYSQIKNLRRKLKDNGAKADLQAVYGIGYKLIS from the coding sequence ATGAAAATATTAATTATTGAGGATGAACCGGAACTAAGAGAAGTCGTACAGCATTTTCTTGAGCGGGAATTGTTCCTGGTGGAATATGCGGCAGATTATCAATCGGGACTGGATAAGATCATTTCTTATGAATATGACTGCATACTGCTGGATATCATGCTGCCGGACGGAAACGGAATGGATCTGCTGAAAGAACTCAAAAAGCTGGATAAAAAAGATCCTGTGATCATCTTATCGGCAAAAGACTCTGTAGATGACAAGGTGAGCGGGCTGGAAATAGGAGCAGATGATTACCTCGCTAAACCTTTTCACCTGGCGGAACTCCTGGCCAGGATAAAATCTGTGATCAGAAGAAAGAACCAGGATGGTGAAAACAAACTTCATTACCGTAATATATCAGTCTATCCAGACAGCAGGAAAGTCATCATAGATGATAATGAGCTTGTGCTGAACAGGAAAGAATATGATGTCCTGTATTATTTTATGGTCAATCCTGAAAAGACCCTTCAGAAGACGATGCTGGCAGAGGCTATCTGGGGAGATTATATTGACCAGGCAGACAGCTACGATTTTATTTACTCCCAGATAAAAAACCTCCGTAGGAAATTAAAGGACAACGGAGCCAAAGCGGATCTTCAGGCAGTATACGGTATCGGTTATAAATTGATTTCATGA
- a CDS encoding PepSY-like domain-containing protein, which yields MEKKQSITVLLGLILTLMTGCVYGQDRVINQNQLPKTAKNFLFANFRGIPVASAIEDREIYGVDDYKVRLGNGMKIEFDSRGNWKEVDGEHQKVPNGFVPAAIRNYIAKNFPNTYITKIEKGRWKYKADLSNGLDLEFDRNGNFSKIDD from the coding sequence ATGGAAAAGAAGCAAAGCATTACCGTATTGTTAGGACTGATCCTTACATTGATGACCGGCTGTGTTTACGGTCAGGACAGAGTGATCAACCAGAACCAGCTGCCTAAAACAGCCAAGAACTTCCTGTTTGCCAATTTCAGGGGAATTCCTGTCGCTTCAGCGATTGAAGACCGGGAAATTTATGGGGTTGACGATTACAAAGTAAGACTAGGAAACGGGATGAAAATTGAATTCGACAGCAGGGGAAACTGGAAAGAAGTGGACGGTGAACACCAGAAAGTTCCTAATGGCTTCGTTCCTGCTGCGATCAGGAATTACATTGCCAAGAACTTCCCGAATACCTATATCACGAAGATCGAAAAGGGAAGATGGAAATATAAAGCAGATTTATCCAACGGCCTAGATCTGGAGTTTGACCGCAATGGGAATTTCAGTAAAATTGATGACTGA
- a CDS encoding YjjG family noncanonical pyrimidine nucleotidase, with translation MNIQHIFFDLDNTLWDHRRNAYLTIKDLFEKEEINLKYQIDFEAFHAVYHRINEKLWEDIRDGIIDKEYLRKHRFYDTFSDFNVQDEQLAMYFEEHFLDRILNYNELVEGTKPILEYLKAKGYTLHIISNGFKEVTERKCLLSGIAPYFQTITSADTVGVRKPRPEIFEYSLNLAQATVGESILIGDDWIADVVGARNYGMDVIFFDVLHENPQEEGLKAISHLLQIREFL, from the coding sequence ATGAATATTCAGCACATTTTTTTTGACCTCGACAATACACTGTGGGATCACCGCAGAAACGCTTACCTTACCATCAAAGACCTTTTCGAAAAAGAAGAGATTAACCTGAAATACCAGATTGACTTTGAAGCATTCCATGCCGTATACCACCGCATCAATGAAAAGCTCTGGGAAGATATCCGGGACGGAATCATTGATAAAGAATACCTCAGAAAACATCGTTTCTATGATACTTTCAGCGATTTTAACGTACAGGATGAGCAGCTTGCCATGTATTTTGAGGAACATTTTTTAGACAGGATCCTGAATTACAATGAACTGGTGGAAGGAACCAAACCTATTTTAGAATATCTGAAAGCCAAAGGGTACACATTACACATCATATCCAACGGATTTAAAGAAGTTACCGAACGGAAATGCCTGCTTTCCGGAATCGCCCCGTATTTCCAGACCATTACCAGTGCCGATACCGTCGGCGTAAGAAAACCCAGGCCTGAAATTTTTGAATATTCACTGAATCTTGCTCAGGCAACAGTAGGGGAGAGCATCCTGATCGGGGACGACTGGATTGCAGATGTTGTAGGGGCCAGAAACTATGGGATGGACGTGATCTTCTTTGATGTCCTTCATGAAAACCCGCAAGAGGAGGGACTGAAAGCCATCAGTCATCTGTTGCAGATCAGAGAATTTTTATAA
- a CDS encoding RNA polymerase sigma factor, protein MKSKSDSLLISLYQNGDEEALSTLIHRHQKELFTFIFYKINDEDLANDIFQDTFMKIILMLKEGRYNEEGKFILWGKRIAYNLIIDHFRSKAKNIKVSETTFETDEYSIFDMIREPSENIEDQLVTNQIQEDLLKMLQYLPQNQQEVIKLRFFDGLSFKEIAEHTDMSINTTLGRVRYALINLRKIMDEKNIVLTR, encoded by the coding sequence ATGAAATCAAAATCGGATAGCCTATTAATATCCCTTTACCAGAACGGTGATGAAGAAGCATTATCTACGCTTATCCATCGCCATCAGAAAGAACTGTTTACATTCATTTTTTACAAAATTAATGATGAAGACCTTGCAAATGATATATTTCAGGATACGTTCATGAAAATTATCCTTATGCTTAAAGAAGGCCGGTATAACGAAGAAGGTAAATTTATCCTGTGGGGCAAAAGAATCGCCTACAACCTTATCATAGACCATTTCAGATCCAAAGCCAAAAATATTAAGGTATCCGAAACGACTTTCGAGACGGATGAATACTCTATTTTTGACATGATCAGGGAGCCTTCGGAAAACATTGAAGACCAGCTGGTTACTAATCAGATCCAGGAAGATCTTCTGAAAATGCTGCAGTACCTCCCGCAGAACCAGCAGGAAGTGATCAAACTGAGGTTTTTTGACGGACTTAGCTTTAAGGAAATCGCCGAACACACGGATATGAGCATCAATACCACCCTGGGAAGAGTGAGGTATGCTCTGATTAACCTGAGAAAAATCATGGATGAGAAGAATATTGTATTAACAAGATAA
- the metK gene encoding methionine adenosyltransferase has product MSYLFTSESVSEGHPDKIADQISDALIDHFLAYDKNSKVACETLVTTGQVVLAGEVKSEAYLDVQNIAREVINGIGYTKGEYMFNGDSCGVISAIHEQSPDINQGVDRAVNDESFEAKANAQGAGDQGMMFGYATNETSNYMPLALDLAHTILKELSAIRREGKEIAYLRPDAKSQVTIEYSDDHKPIRIDSIVVSTQHDDFGTEEEMLNKIREDIKNILIPRVVAQQSEEIKGLFNDQIKYHINPTGKFVIGGPHGDTGLTGRKIIVDTYGGKGAHGGGAFSGKDPSKVDRSAAYATRHIAKNLVAAGVADEVLVQVSYAIGVAEPCGLYINTYGTAKVDLHDGAIAGKVSEIFDLRPYAIEQNLKLRNPIYQETASYGHMGKEYYKGDKTFNKGHKNEITLKDLEFFTWEKLDKVEEIKAAFGI; this is encoded by the coding sequence ATGTCTTATTTATTTACATCTGAATCCGTTTCAGAAGGACATCCGGATAAAATTGCCGATCAGATTTCCGATGCATTAATCGATCATTTTTTAGCATACGATAAAAACTCGAAAGTAGCCTGTGAAACGCTGGTAACTACCGGACAGGTGGTATTGGCCGGAGAGGTGAAGTCTGAAGCGTATCTGGATGTTCAGAATATTGCAAGAGAAGTAATTAACGGGATCGGATATACTAAAGGTGAATATATGTTTAACGGGGATTCCTGTGGTGTGATTTCTGCGATCCATGAACAGTCGCCGGATATTAACCAGGGGGTTGACAGAGCGGTAAATGATGAGTCTTTTGAAGCTAAAGCCAATGCTCAGGGAGCTGGTGACCAGGGAATGATGTTCGGGTATGCCACCAATGAGACTTCCAACTATATGCCTTTGGCTCTTGACCTTGCCCACACCATCCTGAAAGAGCTTTCCGCAATCAGAAGGGAGGGCAAAGAGATTGCATACCTTCGTCCTGATGCTAAAAGCCAGGTAACCATAGAATATTCTGATGACCACAAACCGATCAGGATTGATTCTATTGTAGTATCTACCCAGCATGATGATTTCGGAACCGAAGAGGAGATGCTGAACAAGATCCGCGAAGACATTAAGAATATCCTGATCCCGAGAGTGGTTGCCCAGCAGTCTGAAGAGATCAAAGGGTTGTTCAATGATCAGATCAAATACCACATCAATCCTACCGGTAAATTCGTGATCGGAGGGCCTCATGGAGATACCGGTCTTACAGGAAGAAAAATTATTGTAGATACCTACGGAGGAAAAGGAGCGCACGGAGGCGGAGCATTTTCCGGTAAAGACCCTTCAAAAGTAGATCGAAGTGCTGCTTATGCCACCAGGCATATTGCCAAGAATCTGGTAGCGGCAGGGGTGGCTGATGAAGTCCTGGTGCAGGTTTCTTATGCGATTGGTGTTGCTGAGCCTTGCGGACTGTACATCAATACATACGGAACGGCAAAAGTAGATCTTCACGACGGGGCAATTGCCGGGAAAGTGTCGGAAATTTTTGATCTTCGTCCTTATGCGATTGAACAGAACCTGAAACTGAGAAATCCTATTTATCAGGAAACAGCTTCTTACGGACACATGGGTAAAGAATACTACAAAGGTGACAAGACCTTTAATAAAGGACATAAAAACGAAATTACCCTGAAAGACCTGGAGTTCTTTACCTGGGAAAAACTGGATAAAGTAGAGGAGATTAAAGCGGCTTTCGGCATCTAA
- a CDS encoding LysR substrate-binding domain-containing protein codes for MNIQQLEYLIAVDKYKHFGKAAQACFITQPTLSAMIQKFEDELDVKVFDRTTHPIRTTDVGLQIIDQAKVIIEAVNELKNKANLLNNILGGTINIGIIPTVSSFILPTEIFKFLKDNPKIQMNVKEMTTDNIIRALKSGELDAGIISTPYDTADEFYQDFLFNEELMIYSSDTEANKKNAYIIPEELNVEKVWLLEEGNCLRNQFENICHLKENTLKPKNLDFLASNIQTLVHMVDKVGGISILPELALSQLSEEQRKNVFRFKKPFPYREISIIYYKPTFKQKIIDELSHSIRTSLEKKLNYTENPKDYVSIKPQ; via the coding sequence ATGAATATTCAGCAATTGGAATATCTTATCGCTGTAGATAAGTACAAACATTTTGGTAAAGCTGCTCAGGCCTGTTTTATTACCCAGCCTACACTAAGTGCGATGATACAGAAGTTTGAGGATGAACTAGATGTGAAAGTTTTCGACAGGACTACTCACCCGATCCGCACTACAGATGTGGGGCTTCAGATCATCGATCAGGCCAAGGTAATTATAGAGGCTGTCAATGAACTGAAAAATAAAGCCAACCTGCTGAACAATATTCTGGGAGGAACCATCAACATCGGGATCATTCCTACTGTTTCCTCTTTTATCCTGCCTACCGAAATTTTTAAATTCCTGAAGGATAATCCGAAGATCCAGATGAACGTTAAGGAGATGACTACCGATAATATCATCAGGGCACTCAAGTCGGGAGAACTGGATGCGGGTATTATTTCCACGCCATATGATACTGCCGATGAATTTTATCAGGATTTCCTGTTCAATGAGGAACTGATGATCTATAGTTCAGATACGGAGGCCAACAAGAAAAATGCTTACATTATTCCGGAGGAGCTGAATGTAGAAAAAGTGTGGCTGCTGGAAGAAGGGAACTGTCTGAGAAACCAGTTTGAAAATATCTGCCATCTTAAGGAGAATACACTGAAACCTAAAAACCTGGATTTCCTGGCTTCCAATATCCAGACCCTGGTGCATATGGTGGATAAGGTAGGAGGGATCAGCATCCTGCCGGAGCTTGCCCTGAGCCAGCTTTCTGAAGAGCAGAGGAAAAATGTGTTCCGGTTCAAGAAACCTTTCCCGTACAGAGAAATCAGCATCATCTATTACAAGCCTACATTCAAGCAGAAGATTATCGATGAGCTATCCCATTCTATCAGGACTTCCCTGGAGAAAAAACTGAACTATACAGAAAATCCGAAAGATTACGTGAGTATCAAGCCGCAATAG
- a CDS encoding catalase gives MDSKKLTLSNGAPYFEHQDSQTAGPRGPVLLQDFILQENLAHFVRERIPERIVHAKGSGAYGTFTVTHDISKYTKAKLFSKVGNSCRMFARFSTVGGEKGSADTARDPRGFALKFYTEDGNWDLVGNNTPVFFIKDAKKFPDFIHTQKRVPKTNLKSATMMWDFWSLSPESLHQVLILMSDRGTPYGFRHMHGFGSHTFSMINAANERTWVKFHFKTKQGIKNFTHEEAIKMAGENPDFAQEDLCNAIENGDFPKWTMYIQVMTEEQAREFRWNPFDITKVWFQDDFPLIEVGEMELNEIPANYFAHVEQSIFSPSNLVNGISFSPDKMLQGRLFSYPDAHRYRVGVNAHQLEVNRCPFAVHNYQRDGFMADSSEYTDKPNYHPNSFDDIQPDPAYRSFEYELDSTHVACYNRNENDDDHYTQPGLLYTKAMNAEDREHLVHNIVESMKGIDGPKKNDIINRQLCHFFRANIELGMKVASKLNINIDANMMNHIK, from the coding sequence ATGGATTCTAAAAAGTTAACGTTAAGCAATGGTGCTCCTTATTTTGAGCATCAGGATTCCCAGACCGCCGGTCCCAGAGGTCCTGTATTGCTTCAGGATTTTATTCTTCAGGAAAATCTTGCGCATTTTGTTCGGGAGAGGATTCCTGAAAGAATTGTCCATGCCAAGGGGAGCGGCGCATATGGTACCTTCACTGTGACCCACGATATTTCAAAATATACAAAAGCAAAATTATTTTCCAAGGTGGGTAATTCATGCAGAATGTTTGCCCGTTTTTCAACAGTAGGAGGTGAAAAAGGAAGTGCGGATACTGCAAGGGACCCCAGAGGTTTTGCCCTTAAGTTTTATACGGAAGACGGCAACTGGGACCTGGTAGGAAATAATACGCCGGTATTTTTCATCAAGGATGCCAAAAAGTTCCCTGATTTCATCCACACCCAGAAAAGAGTGCCTAAAACCAACCTGAAAAGCGCAACAATGATGTGGGATTTCTGGAGCCTGAGCCCCGAGTCTCTGCACCAGGTACTGATCCTGATGTCAGATCGCGGTACTCCATACGGATTCCGCCACATGCATGGTTTTGGGTCGCATACCTTTTCCATGATTAATGCCGCTAATGAAAGGACATGGGTAAAGTTCCATTTCAAAACAAAACAGGGCATTAAAAACTTTACCCATGAAGAAGCTATAAAAATGGCCGGTGAAAATCCGGACTTTGCCCAGGAAGACCTCTGCAATGCCATTGAAAACGGTGACTTCCCGAAATGGACCATGTACATCCAAGTAATGACAGAGGAACAGGCCCGTGAATTCAGGTGGAATCCTTTTGATATTACCAAAGTCTGGTTCCAGGATGATTTCCCTTTAATTGAAGTGGGAGAAATGGAACTTAATGAAATCCCTGCCAATTATTTTGCCCACGTGGAGCAATCTATCTTCTCCCCAAGCAATCTGGTCAACGGCATCAGCTTTTCACCGGACAAAATGCTTCAGGGAAGGCTATTTTCCTATCCTGATGCACACCGCTACCGCGTAGGCGTTAATGCGCACCAGCTGGAAGTGAACCGCTGCCCTTTTGCAGTACACAATTATCAGCGTGACGGTTTCATGGCAGATTCTTCAGAGTACACTGACAAGCCGAACTATCATCCGAACAGCTTTGATGACATTCAGCCAGATCCGGCCTACAGGAGCTTTGAATATGAATTGGACAGCACTCATGTAGCGTGCTACAACAGAAATGAAAATGACGACGATCATTATACCCAGCCCGGGCTCCTGTATACCAAAGCAATGAATGCGGAAGACCGTGAACACCTGGTGCATAATATCGTTGAAAGCATGAAGGGCATAGACGGACCTAAGAAAAACGATATTATCAACCGTCAGCTGTGCCATTTTTTCAGGGCTAATATTGAACTCGGCATGAAAGTGGCATCAAAGCTCAATATTAATATCGATGCCAACATGATGAACCACATTAAATAA